Part of the Pirellulales bacterium genome, GAAGCACCCACAGGCGCGTGAGACCAACAGTCTCGCTTTGCAGGCCGATCTTGGCTTTGGGCTGCGCAAAGCCGATGCGATACGCGCCCAGCCCCAAGAACGCGGCGATCCGCGGCTGGTGGCGCTTGAGTTTGCGCACCAAGGCCCGCATGCCGGCTACGTACTCATGGGGTTCAATCTCGTCCGCCGCCGCCGTGGCGCGGGCAACGACGTTGGTAATACCGTAACCTGCGGTCAGTAGCTCGTGCTCCTCAAAGGGGCTCAGTTGCCGCTCGCTGAAACCGGCCTGGTGCAGCGCCGGCCAGAAGCGGTTGCCGGGGCGGCCAAAGTGATGGCC contains:
- the mug gene encoding G/U mismatch-specific DNA glycosylase, which gives rise to MKSSPIRVWKPTREQLQAARVRQVPDLIQPRLAVLFVGINPGLYSAAIGHHFGRPGNRFWPALHQAGFSERQLSPFEEHELLTAGYGITNVVARATAAADEIEPHEYVAGMRALVRKLKRHQPRIAAFLGLGAYRIGFAQPKAKIGLQSETVGLTRLWVLPSPSGLNAHYPLPHLAQLLAELRQASQAS